From the genome of Triticum aestivum cultivar Chinese Spring chromosome 3B, IWGSC CS RefSeq v2.1, whole genome shotgun sequence, one region includes:
- the LOC123069799 gene encoding DNA replication licensing factor MCM4, with translation MASNGVGNSNSPYSASSPDVRPSSPLPATNSSPPQSARRAGGRLRRGPTSSPSLGGFETPPPPGRRTPSGAGAARQRQNWTGRFPPTPSTPMSTDDVPLSSEAGEEDTPETDGGGVGADATPVFVWGTNISVQDVNAAILRFLRHFRDPRDAGRVDPVMDEGKYMRAIHRILELEGGESLDVDAHDVFDHDPDLYGKMVRYPLEVLAIFDIVLMDLVARMEPLFEKHIQTRIYNLKSSICLRNLNPSDIEKMVSIKGMIIRCSSVIPELKEAVFRCLVCGFYSEPVMVDRGRVTEPHICQKEQCKASNSMTLVHNRCRFADKQIIKLQETPDEIPEGGTPHTVSVLMHDKLVDAGKPGDRVEITGIYRAMSIRIGPSQRTVKSIFKTYIDCLHIKKTDKSRLHIEDSMDTDNTNASKSSEDGHVTDKIDKLKELSKLPDIYDRLTRSLAPNIWELDDVKRGLLCQLFGGNALRLPSGANFRGDINILLVGDPGTSKSQLLQYMHKLSPRGIYTSGRGSSAVGLTAYVAKDPETGETVLESGALVLSDKGVCCIDEFDKMSDNARSMLHEVMEQQTVSIAKAGIIASLNARTSVLACANPSESRYNPRLSVIDNIHLPPTLLSRFDLIYLILDKADEQTDRRLAKHIVSLHFENPEVVEHQVLDLPTLVAYISYARKYIQPKLSDEAAEELTRGYVAMRQRGNNPGSRKKVITATARQIESLIRLSEALARMRFSEVVGVRDVIEAFRLLEVAMQQSATDHATGTIDMDLIMTGVSASERQRRDNLVAAIRDLVMEKMQLGGPLMRMAELLEEMRKQSSMEVHQHDLRVALGTLQSEGSVFVHGDSFKRT, from the exons ATGGCGTCCAACGGCGTCGGAAACAGCAACTCTCCCTACT CTGCGTCGTCGCCGGATGTCCGCCCGTCGAGCCCGCTCCCGGCCACCAACTCATCCCCTCCCCAGTCCGCTCGCCGCGCcggcggccgcctccgccgcggccccaCCTCGTCTCCCTCCCTCGGCGGGTtcgagactccgccgccaccggGCCGCCGCACTCCGTCCGGTGCTGGCGCAGCCCGGCAGCGCCAAAACTGGACCGGACGGTTTCCGCCAACTCCGTCCACTCCCATGTCCACCGACGACGTCCCGCTGTCCTCCGAAGCCGGGGAGGAGGACACGCCCGAgaccgacggcggcggcgtcggcgccgATGCCACCCCGGTCTTCGTCTGGGGCACCAATATCAGCGTGCAGGACGTGAACGCTGCCATTCTGCGGTTTCTGCGCCACTTCCGGGACCCCCGCGACGCCGGCCGCGTCGACCCTGTCATGGACGAGGGCAAGTACATGCGCGCCATCCACCGCATCCTCGAGCTTGAGGGTGGCGAGTCGCTCGATGTGGACGCACACGACGTCTTCGACCACGATCCCGACCTATACGGCAAGATGGTACGCTACCCGCTCGAAGTGCTTGCCATCTTCGACATCGTCCTTATGGACCTGGTGGCGCGTATGGAGCCGCTGTTTGAGAAGCACATTCAGACCAGGATCTACAACCTCAAGTCATCCATTTGCTTGAGGAATCTGAATCCGTCAG ATATTGAGAAGATGGTGTCAATCAAGGGTATGATAATTCGATGCAGCTCAGTCATACCAGAGCTCAAGGAGGCTGTGTTCCGCTGCCTTGTTTGCGGCTTCTACTCAGAACCTGTCATGGTTGACAGAG GGAGAGTAACTGAGCCACACATATGTCAGAAAGAACAATGTAAAGCCTCAAACTCTATGACTCTAGTGCATAACCGATGCAG ATTTGCGGACAAGCAAATCATAAAGTTGCAGGAAACACCAGATGAGATACCAGAAGGTGGCACTCCTCATACAGTCAGTGTTTTGATGCATGATAAGCTTGTTGATGCTGGAAAGCCTGGAGATAGGGTTGAG ATCACTGGGATATATAGGGCCATGAGTATCAGGATCGGGCCAAGTCAGAGGACAGTGAAGTCAATATTCAAG ACATACATTGATTGCCTTCACATAAAGAAGACAGACAAGTCCAGGCTTCATATTGAGGACTCTATGGATACTGATAACACCAATGCTAGCAAGTCTTCTGAAGATGGCCATGTCACAGATAAG ATAGATAAATTAAAAGAGCTTTCAAAGTTGCCTGACATCTATGATAGATTAACTAGATCACTGGCTCCAAACATATGGGAACTGGATGATGTTAAGAGGGGCCTGCTTTGCCAG CTTTTTGGTGGCAATGCTTTGAGGCTTCCTTCTGGAGCTAACTTCAGAGGTGACATCAATATTTTGCTTGTTGGTGATCCTGGAACGAGCAAATCCCAGCTTCTCCAGTACATGCATAAACTGTCTCCTCGTGGTATTTACACAAGTGGAAGAGGCAGTTCGGCAGTTGGCCTTACTGCTTATGTTGCTAAGGACCCTGAAACTGGTGAAACT GTTCTTGAGAGTGGAGCACTTGTTTTGAGTGACAAAGGTGTTTGCTGTATTGATGAGTTTGATAAGATGTCTGATAATGCCCGAAGCATGCTGCATGAG GTGATGGAGCAGCAGACTGTATCCATTGCAAAGGCTGGAATTATTGCATCTTTGAATGCTAGGACATCTGTACTAGCATGTGCCAATCCATCTGAATCACGTTACAATCCAAGGCTTTCTGTGATCGACAATATCCACCTTCCTCCAACACTGCTGTCAAG GTTTGACCTGATTTATCTGATCTTGGACAAGGCAGATGAACAAACTGATAGACGCCTGGCTAAGCATATTGTTTCATTGCATTTCGAGAATCCAGAA GTAGTTGAGCACCAGGTCTTGGATTTGCCCACGTTAGTTGCGTACATCAGCTATGCAAGGAAGTACATTCAGCCAAAGTTATCTGATGAAGCTGCAGAAGAATTGACCCGTGGCTACGTTGCAATGAGGCAAAGGGGGAACAATCCTGGTAGCAGAAAGAAG GTCATCACAGCAACAGCTAGGCAAATTGAGAGCTTGATTCGTCTTAGTGAAGCACTGGCGCGAATGCGTTTTTCGGAAGTG GTTGGAGTGCGAGATGTAATAGAAGCCTTTAGGCTTCTTGAAGTCGCCATGCAGCAATCTGCAACCGATCATGCAACAG GGACGATTGATATGGATCTAATCATGACTGGGGTATCCGCAAGTGAAAGGCAGAGACGTGACAATCTTGTTGCGGCTATCCGAGACCTTGTCATGGAGAAAATGCAGCTTGGAGGGCCCTTGATGCGTATGGCTGAG TTGCTGGAAGAAATGAGGAAACAGAGCTCCATGGAAGTTCATCAGCATGAT CTCCGTGTTGCTCTTGGCACACTGCAGAGTGAGGGCTCTGTATTTGTCCACGGAGACAGTTTCAAGAGGACCTGA